The Planctomycetia bacterium region ATTTCCTGAAGAACACGATTTTCCAGGGGAGTTATAGTCAATTCGTTCATGGCCCGATGCCTCACTCTCATCAACCTTACCAGCGGCGTATTAACTCTTGCAGATCAGCAATATCTTGTTGACGTTGCTGAAAGACCAGGACGAGAAAGTCGCTTAACTTCTTTTCCAAGCTGTGCCATAAGGGCATTTCCATCGCCAAGGGTGGGCTGGTATCTTTTCCCAATTCAGCCATCAGCACCTTGCGTTTCACGCCGAGGGCTTTCACTCGTTCTTTGAGCGTAGGATGAGAGTGGTATAAACTCGATTCCTCTTTCCATGCTTTGGCGAAAGCATCGGCCCAATCGACAGCGCTCATGCTTTTCATGCGTTGCTGAAGCTCGCCGAAGACCTGCTCGCCTTTGCTGCGATGCATCGCCATCGAAGTGCCTATGGATTCAATACCAAGCCAGGGCACCCGGTGTAATATCTCGATAAGTACCAGGGCCTTAGCGGCTTCTTTAGCGCCGAGCAATTCTGCTGACTTTGCATCGGCTGCATACTCCTGCTCTCTGCTTGAGGCAAACAGCGCGAGCAACAGCAGTTGATGATATCCTCGGATGATCCAGGTTAGCGGATTGATCAGAAGCCAAGGCTGACGGACAAAAGTGTACTCGAGTTGGTTG contains the following coding sequences:
- a CDS encoding M48 family metalloprotease, translated to MSARTLFRWLLWCYIPFLLLVLALCIAFCAWLIWVFRGSMLAIVLLLPVFSLVLILFVIAMLAGWRMIFRKNMDFDEPNVLPLNVMALEPMGKYVRALAEKDDLPVPDRYELTIGDVASVYEDDDGKNVLRIDGLALACIPKHSLLAIIAHELAHYAGGDTRESRSLVRYGPSINQLEYTFVRQPWLLINPLTWIIRGYHQLLLLALFASSREQEYAADAKSAELLGAKEAAKALVLIEILHRVPWLGIESIGTSMAMHRSKGEQVFGELQQRMKSMSAVDWADAFAKAWKEESSLYHSHPTLKERVKALGVKRKVLMAELGKDTSPPLAMEMPLWHSLEKKLSDFLVLVFQQRQQDIADLQELIRRW